The following is a genomic window from Bacillus sp. V2I10.
GTTCAGAAGAATCCCCGCATCTGGAGGAACAGACTGCTGGCCAATTGACTCATTAGGTAAGTCAATGCCCGTTGGTACTCCTAATCCAAACTGACTGTAATAATTGCGCATTTTTTGGAAGTCTTCAGAAGAAGCATTGAATGTAGAATTAGGAATATAATTTTCACCTGCTATTTCGTAAGCAACTCTGAACATATATACGTTGGAACTTCTTTTCAATGCTGTTATATCACTAACAGGACCCATGTTACGTACTGATTTTTTTGGTTTAGTGTCTTTTATTAATAACGGGGTATCATTATAAACAGTTCCACGCGACATTCCATTCTGATACCCGGCTAATACAGTCGCACCTTTTATTGTAGACCCAATTTCATACTGTGAAGTAAAGTTCCCAATTATATAATCATTAATTTTTCCTTCTTCAAAGCTGTACTTCTTCCCTGACATCGCTAAAACGTCACCCGTATTAGGATCCATCATAACAGCGAATGCCCTGTCCACTAAATGATTGCCGGTTTTCCCCCGAGCCACTCTCAGCTCTTCTTCAACAATAGTATCCAGCTGCTTTTGCAGTTCAAGATCAAATGACAGTTTCAGGTCATATCCGCGGCGGCCTTCATCGATCATGGTTTCTGAAATGACTTTGCCGCTGCTGTCGGTTACATATTGAACCTTGGCTTTTCTCGGATTCAGATAATCTTCGTATTGATATTCAAGATTGCTTCGGCCGACGCGTTCATTTCTCGCATAGCCGCGGGCTGTATAGTATGACTTTCTCGCTTCGAGAATTCCCTGCTTGGGAGTTGTTACACTTCCAAAAATGCCGGTTAACAGGTCTCCATTCGGATATGAACGTTTCCAGTCGGTAATCACATCGATTCCCGGGAGGAGTTCAAGATTTTCCGCTACACGAGTCAGCTCTTCTTTTGTCAGCTCCTCGCCTTTTGTAAGATCCGTAGCTTTTACGATCTGAGGTTCGTAGGCATACCCAGCTGAGAAGCGTGTGTATAAGGCAACTACTTCAAGCTCGTTTTTATTGCCTTTTAGTTTGTTAAGCTCTGCTTCAGGGACACGATCAATTTGAAGCTGATACGTTTCGCTCCCCTTTTTCTCTTTTTCCTTTGGTTTAAGAAGTTTTGCTGCTTCTTCCGGGTTTGCAGCAACCCAATAGTCTTTTAAATCTCTGTCCTTTAAAAATTCAGTCGGAACTTCTATTAGAGATGCAAGCACTTTTGCTGTTTCAATTTTATCTGATGCTTTCGTTGTTTTTTCTACTGTATATGTGATGGCCTCAACACCAATGTTTTCAACAAGAACATTTCCATTCCGGTCATACATCTTTCCGCGCGGTGCAGGAAAGCTTGCATAGTTTGACTCAGTGCGGCTGACTTCTTTTGAAAATTCCTCACCCTGAACAATTTGAACAACACCCAGCCGAATGATTAGTGCTACGAATAGTAAAAACACAAAGAAAAAGAAAACATTGATGCGGATTAAGCGCGTTTTCTTCAATTTTCGCAGATCAGCTTGACTATTACTTGGCTCAGTCAACGAATTTATTCCCCTTTCAAAATCGATCCTTGGTTATGAGATCATTTTAACGTATTTCAAACTCTATTGTAACACTTGTGTAATACTTGTTACATAAAAAAGGGAGTTAAATTTTTGTCAAGAAACATTTCAATGAAAAAGTTAGTACAACTGGATATTTATAGGAAGATTTTTTGATGGCAGCCAATGAGGAGTATTTTATTTGTTACGCTATAAAACTAGTGATGCGAAAGGTTTGTTAACGCTTACTTAATGTAAGCTTCATAGATTAAAAGAATGTGTTCTGTCAATGGAAAGCAATGGTTCATATGTTACGAAAATCGTATGTTACGATGTTGTTGTAGCAAGAGAGGCACCAAAAAAACTCTTAGGAGGAATTTTTTCATGAAGAAATCTATCGTACTTTCAGTTGCGGCAGCAGCTACTATTTTTACATTTAATGCTGGGGGCCCATCAGCAGATGCAGCAGCTCCACAGCAATCAAATATGCAGGTCAAAGCTTACCAAATTGCTGGTCAAAACTGCAATTTAAATCAAACACAAACACAGGATCTATTAAAGAACATCAACAATCCTGAGCTTCAAAAAATGATTGAGCAGCAATTAAGCCAATTTAAAGCACAGCAAGGTCAGGCAGCAGCTCCAGCACCACAGCAAGAGCAACAAGCAGAAGCTCAACAAGCTCCAAAACAAGAAGCAGCACCAGCAGCACCTGCAAAGCCAGAAGCTTCTAATCAAGAAGCTCCAAAGCAAGAGCAAACACAGGCAGCTGTAAGTGAATTTGAGAAAAAAGTTGTTGAATTAACAAATGCAGAGCGTGAAAAGCAAGGCTTAAAACCACTTCAATTAGATGAAGAATTAAGCAAAGTGGCTAAAGAAAAATCAAAAGACATGCAAAGCAAGAACTATTTTGACCACAACAGCCCAACTTACGGATCTCCATTTGATATGATGAAGAAGTTCGGCGTTCAGTACAGCACAGCTGGCGAAAACATTGCTAAAGGACAAGCTTCTCCTGAAGAAGTAGTACAAGCATGGATGAACTCTGAAGGCCACCGTAAAAACATCATGAACTCAAGCTTCACTCACATTGGTGTAGGCCATGTAGCTGAAGGCAACTACTGGACTCAAATGTTCATCGGTAAATAATAGGTTTTCAAGTTGCGAGATAGCTAGAATATTCTAGCTATCTTTTTTTATGTTCATTATTAGTCTGACCATATCCATGCACTGAATACCATTTTCAAAAATGGGCTCCCGGTAATGTTCAATGAAGTAATTCTCAATTATTTTCTGCATGCGAAATCCGCATTTTTGATAAAGGGCAAGCTGATCTAAGCTTGAGTTTC
Proteins encoded in this region:
- a CDS encoding CAP domain-containing protein, whose product is MKKSIVLSVAAAATIFTFNAGGPSADAAAPQQSNMQVKAYQIAGQNCNLNQTQTQDLLKNINNPELQKMIEQQLSQFKAQQGQAAAPAPQQEQQAEAQQAPKQEAAPAAPAKPEASNQEAPKQEQTQAAVSEFEKKVVELTNAEREKQGLKPLQLDEELSKVAKEKSKDMQSKNYFDHNSPTYGSPFDMMKKFGVQYSTAGENIAKGQASPEEVVQAWMNSEGHRKNIMNSSFTHIGVGHVAEGNYWTQMFIGK
- a CDS encoding penicillin-binding protein 2, producing the protein MTEPSNSQADLRKLKKTRLIRINVFFFFVFLLFVALIIRLGVVQIVQGEEFSKEVSRTESNYASFPAPRGKMYDRNGNVLVENIGVEAITYTVEKTTKASDKIETAKVLASLIEVPTEFLKDRDLKDYWVAANPEEAAKLLKPKEKEKKGSETYQLQIDRVPEAELNKLKGNKNELEVVALYTRFSAGYAYEPQIVKATDLTKGEELTKEELTRVAENLELLPGIDVITDWKRSYPNGDLLTGIFGSVTTPKQGILEARKSYYTARGYARNERVGRSNLEYQYEDYLNPRKAKVQYVTDSSGKVISETMIDEGRRGYDLKLSFDLELQKQLDTIVEEELRVARGKTGNHLVDRAFAVMMDPNTGDVLAMSGKKYSFEEGKINDYIIGNFTSQYEIGSTIKGATVLAGYQNGMSRGTVYNDTPLLIKDTKPKKSVRNMGPVSDITALKRSSNVYMFRVAYEIAGENYIPNSTFNASSEDFQKMRNYYSQFGLGVPTGIDLPNESIGQQSVPPDAGILLNMAIGQFDTYTPLQMAQYVSVIANGGYRVEPRIVTSIHSPVEDEELGSIVTEHESRILNRINNSEEDIRQVQRGFEAVTQTGGTAAGIFGEYDVAGKTGTSQTSYYGEQSKRAYWGTETNNLAFVGYYPASKPEVAISVIVPYTGKTASHPVNKYIAKRAIEAYANLEPKDPNAETEQSAETAENTEE